In one Halorubrum sp. CBA1229 genomic region, the following are encoded:
- a CDS encoding transcriptional regulator, whose protein sequence is MTSDDGHDGAQYLAGSPVRVAVLRALRREPRRPADLTDAVDATRTTVQRILGGFRERDWVVKRDAAYHVTPTGERVHDAYEALLDEVELADRYGGFAADLERVDAGFPAEAVDAGKLTVASDQNPLAAVDRITELLREGCGTEIRAVSPIVIQQFNRAAAAALDAGAEVELVIDRDVVEASISDFGPATDRALDDDDATVYVSPDPVEYGLFRRDDVACVTAYDRRNNPRCVLESTDSTVVEWVDDRFESLVAEARKLSAVLENA, encoded by the coding sequence ATGACGTCCGACGACGGACACGACGGCGCACAGTACCTCGCCGGATCGCCGGTCCGGGTCGCGGTCCTCCGGGCGCTCCGGCGGGAGCCGCGCCGTCCGGCGGACCTGACGGACGCGGTCGACGCGACCCGGACGACGGTCCAGCGGATCCTCGGGGGGTTCCGCGAGCGCGACTGGGTCGTCAAGCGCGACGCGGCCTACCACGTGACGCCGACGGGGGAACGCGTTCACGACGCGTACGAGGCCCTGCTCGACGAGGTGGAACTGGCCGACCGGTACGGGGGGTTCGCCGCCGACCTCGAGCGCGTGGACGCCGGGTTCCCCGCGGAGGCGGTCGACGCCGGCAAGTTGACCGTCGCAAGCGACCAGAATCCGCTCGCCGCGGTCGACCGGATCACCGAGCTCCTCCGAGAGGGCTGTGGCACCGAGATCCGCGCGGTCTCGCCGATCGTCATCCAGCAGTTCAACCGCGCGGCCGCGGCCGCGCTCGACGCCGGCGCGGAGGTCGAACTCGTCATCGACCGCGACGTGGTCGAGGCGTCGATCTCCGATTTCGGTCCGGCGACCGACCGCGCGCTCGACGACGACGACGCGACGGTGTACGTCTCGCCCGACCCCGTCGAGTACGGGCTGTTCAGGCGCGACGACGTCGCCTGCGTGACGGCGTACGACCGGCGGAACAACCCCCGGTGCGTGCTGGAGTCCACCGACTCGACGGTGGTCGAGTGGGTCGACGACCGGTTCGAGTCGCTCGTGGCCGAGGCTCGGAAACTGTCCGCAGTCCTCGAGAACGCCTGA
- a CDS encoding MFS transporter gives MGESEDVDILDPFRQFFSLRRDVLVLSLAMFAFSLGFQMTNRYVPEYMSALGASAFVIGLFGSVGNVIGAVYPYPGGRLSDRIGSRVALTLFGLLSSLGFGVWLVAPTLGTVTVGGVALEPWIWIFVGLFLAQAWKSFGLGATFAIVKQSVPPERLARGFASTEVFRRTAFLIGPLIAAGIIQYAADFTVSFQYVLAVALLFGVVATALQHVLYDAEADTLGKEFAGVSEVIEDLRSLPPELRPLLVGDTLVRFANGMVYVFFVIVITQFLEVGLDVGPLSLSPAAFFGVLLAIEMLVALVSMPPAARAAERVGLKPVVALGFLVYAVFPVLLINVPADTPLTAPLVVVLFAFSGLRFAGLPAHKALIVGPAERDTGGRVSGSYYLLRNAVVIPSAALGGLIYGGFSVPGTDVSVAGDPVVAFGLASAIGLVGVAYFALFGTEYDAYA, from the coding sequence ATGGGCGAGTCGGAGGACGTCGACATCCTGGACCCGTTCCGCCAGTTCTTCTCGCTGCGGCGGGACGTGCTCGTGCTGTCGCTCGCCATGTTCGCGTTCAGCCTCGGGTTCCAGATGACGAACCGGTACGTTCCGGAGTACATGTCGGCGCTGGGGGCGAGCGCGTTCGTCATCGGGCTGTTCGGGAGCGTCGGCAACGTCATCGGCGCGGTGTACCCGTACCCGGGCGGGCGGCTCTCGGACCGGATCGGGTCGCGGGTCGCGCTCACGCTGTTCGGGCTCCTCTCGAGTTTGGGGTTCGGCGTGTGGCTCGTCGCGCCGACCCTCGGGACCGTGACGGTCGGCGGCGTCGCGTTGGAGCCGTGGATCTGGATCTTCGTCGGGCTCTTCTTAGCGCAGGCGTGGAAGTCGTTCGGCCTCGGCGCGACGTTCGCGATCGTCAAGCAGTCGGTCCCGCCGGAGCGGCTGGCGCGCGGGTTCGCCAGCACGGAGGTGTTCCGCCGGACCGCGTTCCTGATCGGCCCGCTGATCGCGGCGGGGATCATCCAGTACGCGGCCGACTTCACAGTGAGCTTCCAGTACGTGCTCGCGGTGGCGCTCCTGTTCGGCGTCGTCGCCACCGCGCTCCAACACGTCCTCTACGACGCCGAGGCGGACACGCTCGGCAAGGAGTTCGCGGGAGTGAGCGAGGTGATCGAGGACCTCCGCAGCCTCCCGCCGGAGCTCCGCCCGCTGCTCGTCGGCGACACCCTCGTGCGGTTCGCGAACGGGATGGTGTACGTCTTCTTCGTCATCGTGATCACGCAGTTCCTCGAGGTCGGCCTCGACGTCGGCCCCCTGTCGCTGTCGCCGGCGGCCTTCTTCGGCGTGCTGCTGGCGATCGAGATGCTGGTCGCGCTCGTCTCCATGCCGCCCGCGGCGCGGGCCGCCGAGCGAGTGGGGCTCAAGCCGGTCGTCGCGCTCGGCTTCCTCGTGTACGCCGTCTTCCCCGTGCTGCTCATCAACGTCCCGGCCGATACGCCGCTGACCGCGCCGCTCGTCGTCGTCCTGTTCGCGTTCTCGGGGCTGCGGTTCGCCGGGCTCCCGGCGCACAAGGCGCTGATCGTCGGGCCCGCCGAGCGCGACACGGGCGGCCGCGTCTCCGGGTCGTACTACCTCCTCCGCAACGCGGTCGTCATCCCGAGCGCGGCGCTCGGCGGACTGATCTACGGCGGGTTCTCCGTGCCGGGGACCGACGTCTCCGTCGCGGGGGACCCCGTCGTCGCGTTCGGGCTCGCGAGCGCGATCGGGCTCGTCGGCGTCGCGTACTTCGCGCTGTTCGGGACGGAGTACGACGCGTACGCCTGA
- a CDS encoding caspase family protein, which produces MSIDIDPLSDDAGLTVTDHIENTQFEVYTDRAVEPVASPDGAHYFPVDTSVTIETASVEIPRVTIVETRAGDGTLLTRGDSYEMPDGTYHVGIDPAPTKLYLAFDSGFSVSTTDRTTRIDLDAPAEIALGFRSLHQLPAGTIETPTDPESLMEAVSLLGSALQTTSPERSFPTLRGHPPLIEPGDELRVPDRIESPDSGVRIVVPPTYEHLYPVVSLAYYFAAEVVPGDAPRIEGDGWTYPLEPDFERRTAEVLRQSFHFDCLARTEGFYPVDLHERETTDIDLDWGRLYDLPLAERLGEYLDVPFDRVEPELPQWTLTTDVRPDPGNVEMLPFVAGELSVVRSPETVTPVTADEGGGVGLFRTPGADSAPRSAPLGPDEFVRGGAGTESVRDAGVSRGADASTDRSAVPADADFVQPESVDTVEHAWVGEGVPLDANKATLDAYYRRLEAGQVEQSRISVLVVCNDEQMREEGEVADLYGLRDMVQFDIEVRHDLTRAEMRDVLESDVDFLHYVGHVDERGMQCTDDYLDLTDEELDVGISAFLLNACQSYRQGEALVHRGSRGGIVTLSDVANSPATQLGRIIARLMNGGFNLRTALNVAKRELITGHQYIVVGDGGATICQSQSGAAAVIEVRHEGPPWDLSVKAYPNGPYGSGTLTMPTIASVSSNHYVPGDIDLCDVTESQLKNFLDLEVVPVFTETGLVWSDEFD; this is translated from the coding sequence ATGAGCATCGACATCGACCCGCTGTCGGACGACGCCGGCCTCACGGTCACGGACCACATCGAGAACACCCAGTTCGAGGTGTACACCGACCGTGCCGTCGAGCCGGTCGCGAGTCCCGACGGCGCCCACTACTTCCCCGTCGACACGAGTGTCACCATCGAGACCGCGTCGGTCGAGATCCCCCGAGTCACCATCGTCGAGACGCGCGCCGGCGACGGGACCCTCCTCACCCGCGGGGACTCCTACGAGATGCCCGACGGGACGTACCACGTCGGTATCGACCCCGCGCCGACCAAGCTGTACCTCGCGTTCGACTCCGGGTTCTCGGTGTCGACGACGGACCGGACCACCCGGATCGACCTCGACGCGCCCGCCGAAATCGCGCTCGGGTTCCGGTCGCTCCACCAGTTGCCCGCCGGGACGATCGAGACGCCCACCGACCCCGAGTCGCTGATGGAGGCGGTGTCGCTGCTCGGCTCCGCGCTCCAGACGACGAGCCCCGAGCGGTCGTTCCCCACCCTCCGGGGACACCCGCCGCTGATCGAGCCGGGCGACGAGCTCCGCGTGCCGGACCGGATCGAGTCGCCCGACTCCGGCGTCCGCATCGTCGTGCCGCCGACGTACGAGCACCTCTACCCGGTCGTCTCGCTGGCGTACTACTTCGCGGCCGAGGTCGTGCCCGGGGACGCCCCCCGGATCGAGGGCGACGGCTGGACGTACCCGCTGGAGCCCGACTTCGAGCGCCGGACCGCCGAGGTCCTCCGGCAGTCGTTCCACTTCGACTGCCTCGCCCGCACCGAGGGGTTCTATCCGGTCGATCTCCACGAGCGCGAGACGACCGATATCGACCTCGACTGGGGCCGCCTGTACGACTTGCCGCTCGCGGAGCGCCTCGGCGAGTACCTCGACGTGCCCTTCGACCGCGTCGAGCCCGAACTCCCGCAGTGGACGCTGACGACCGACGTGCGACCCGACCCCGGCAACGTCGAGATGCTCCCGTTCGTCGCCGGGGAGCTGTCGGTCGTCCGGTCTCCCGAGACGGTCACCCCGGTGACCGCGGATGAGGGCGGCGGAGTCGGTCTCTTCCGCACGCCGGGCGCCGACTCGGCTCCCCGCTCGGCGCCGCTCGGTCCCGACGAGTTCGTTCGCGGCGGCGCCGGGACCGAGTCCGTTCGGGACGCCGGCGTCTCCCGCGGCGCCGACGCCTCGACCGACCGCAGCGCGGTCCCCGCGGACGCCGACTTCGTGCAGCCGGAATCGGTCGACACCGTCGAGCACGCGTGGGTGGGCGAGGGCGTCCCGCTCGACGCGAACAAGGCCACGCTCGACGCGTACTACCGCCGGCTGGAGGCCGGTCAGGTCGAGCAGTCGCGGATCTCCGTGCTCGTCGTCTGCAACGACGAGCAGATGCGCGAGGAGGGCGAGGTGGCGGACCTGTACGGCCTCCGCGACATGGTCCAGTTCGACATCGAGGTGCGCCACGACCTCACCCGCGCGGAGATGCGCGACGTCCTCGAGTCCGACGTCGACTTCCTCCACTACGTCGGCCACGTCGACGAGCGGGGGATGCAGTGTACCGACGACTACCTCGACCTGACCGACGAGGAGCTCGACGTCGGAATCAGCGCTTTCCTGCTCAACGCCTGCCAGTCGTACCGGCAGGGCGAGGCGCTGGTCCACCGCGGCTCCCGCGGCGGCATCGTCACCCTCTCCGACGTGGCGAATTCGCCGGCGACCCAGCTCGGTCGGATCATCGCGCGGCTGATGAACGGCGGCTTCAATCTCCGCACCGCGCTAAACGTCGCGAAGCGTGAACTGATCACCGGGCACCAGTACATCGTCGTCGGCGACGGCGGGGCGACGATCTGTCAGAGCCAGAGCGGGGCGGCTGCGGTGATCGAGGTACGTCACGAGGGTCCGCCGTGGGACCTCTCGGTCAAGGCGTATCCGAACGGCCCCTACGGCTCAGGAACGCTGACGATGCCGACTATTGCATCGGTTTCATCCAACCATTACGTTCCGGGTGACATCGATCTGTGCGATGTCACCGAATCCCAGCTAAAGAATTTCCTCGACCTTGAGGTAGTACCGGTCTTCACCGAAACGGGACTCGTCTGGAGCGATGAATTCGACTGA
- a CDS encoding succinylglutamate desuccinylase/aspartoacylase family protein, giving the protein MITLGTARAPPGETDTGRLEVGETRDGSPVRLPVAVVNGATDGQTLYVQAVSDGDELNGLGVVNRVVPRIDPTELSGAVLVVGIVNYFGFQVAEHRNPIDDRKMNRGYPGDEDGTTSERIAHATFQAAKRADLILDLHQGSTSRMINETRVRCGVRHHLHGDCLELAKVFGCGHVLDIKGPDGQLARAGPEHGVPTIDPELGGAVGWDEESIRYGVDGVFNVLRHYGFLDGDVETERQVRARGFDQYGSPAGGLVRFDRDLGERVSAGDLLFKVTDTFGELKGRVTADADGVFWRTRRLPQVAAGEYVCSVGTNVDRY; this is encoded by the coding sequence ATGATCACCCTTGGAACGGCCCGCGCCCCGCCGGGCGAGACGGACACGGGCCGTCTCGAAGTGGGCGAGACGCGGGACGGGAGCCCCGTTCGGCTGCCGGTCGCCGTCGTCAACGGCGCGACCGACGGGCAGACGCTGTACGTGCAGGCGGTCAGCGACGGTGACGAGCTCAACGGGCTTGGGGTCGTCAACCGCGTCGTCCCGCGGATCGACCCGACGGAGCTCTCCGGCGCGGTCCTCGTCGTCGGCATCGTCAACTACTTCGGATTCCAGGTCGCGGAGCACCGGAACCCGATCGACGATCGGAAGATGAACCGGGGATACCCCGGCGACGAGGACGGGACGACCAGCGAGCGGATCGCCCACGCGACGTTCCAGGCGGCGAAGCGCGCGGACCTCATCTTAGACCTGCACCAGGGGTCGACCAGCCGCATGATAAACGAGACGCGGGTTCGGTGCGGGGTCCGGCACCACCTCCACGGCGACTGCCTGGAGCTCGCGAAGGTGTTCGGCTGCGGGCACGTCCTCGACATCAAGGGCCCGGACGGCCAGCTCGCCCGGGCCGGACCGGAGCACGGGGTCCCGACCATCGACCCGGAGCTCGGGGGCGCCGTCGGCTGGGACGAGGAGTCGATCCGGTACGGCGTCGACGGCGTGTTCAACGTGCTCCGCCACTACGGCTTCCTCGACGGCGACGTCGAGACCGAACGGCAGGTCCGCGCGCGCGGATTCGACCAGTACGGGTCGCCCGCGGGCGGGCTCGTCCGGTTCGATCGCGACCTCGGCGAGCGCGTCTCGGCCGGTGATCTCCTTTTTAAGGTGACCGACACCTTCGGCGAGCTGAAGGGGCGCGTGACCGCCGACGCCGACGGCGTCTTCTGGCGCACCCGGCGGCTCCCGCAGGTCGCCGCCGGCGAGTACGTCTGCTCGGTCGGCACCAACGTCGACCGCTACTGA
- a CDS encoding threonine synthase, translating into MSDGDDPTGGTDPAGADARDADATPRRLVCSECGTVVADRWRCECGAPLNFADPPIPDRPEPDRLSTDPAEEESLGARDGLWAFAEFLAVGDNPTDRVTLGEGMTPLVDADGPRSGARADGAEWNAEFKLEYVFPTGSFKDRGATTTLTRARELGVDRVVEDSSGNAGAAIATYAARAGIDAAVYVPADVKESKLRAIRRAGAEPVRIEGSRSDVTDACVAALGEGDSWYASHAWNPAFFEGTATVAYEIAAQRGWEAPDAVVTPLGHGTLFLGAYRGFRRLERAGWIDAVPRLFGAQAAGVAPVVRELHGPEAADPGGRVNDAADGIQIAEPVRRAEILDAIAESDGDALAVAESAAERELDRLHRAGFYTEPTCAVAPAALRELRERGTLAPDDDVVVPLTGSGLKG; encoded by the coding sequence ATGTCGGACGGCGACGATCCGACGGGAGGGACGGACCCAGCGGGAGCGGACGCGAGGGACGCGGACGCGACTCCGAGACGACTCGTCTGCTCCGAGTGCGGGACGGTCGTCGCCGACCGGTGGCGCTGCGAGTGCGGCGCGCCCCTGAACTTCGCCGACCCGCCGATCCCGGACCGACCGGAGCCAGACCGGTTGTCGACGGATCCGGCGGAGGAGGAGTCACTCGGCGCCCGCGACGGGCTCTGGGCGTTCGCGGAATTCCTCGCCGTCGGCGATAACCCGACCGACCGCGTGACGCTGGGCGAGGGAATGACGCCGCTCGTCGACGCCGACGGTCCGCGGAGCGGTGCCCGAGCCGACGGAGCGGAGTGGAACGCAGAATTCAAGCTGGAGTACGTCTTCCCCACCGGCTCATTTAAGGACCGGGGCGCGACGACGACGCTCACGCGCGCCAGAGAGCTCGGCGTCGACCGCGTCGTCGAGGACTCCTCCGGCAACGCCGGCGCGGCGATCGCGACGTACGCGGCCCGGGCGGGGATCGACGCCGCGGTGTACGTCCCGGCCGACGTCAAGGAGTCGAAGCTCCGCGCGATCCGCCGCGCCGGGGCCGAACCGGTCCGGATCGAGGGGAGCCGGAGCGACGTGACGGACGCCTGCGTCGCCGCGCTCGGGGAGGGCGATTCGTGGTACGCCAGCCACGCCTGGAACCCGGCGTTCTTCGAGGGCACCGCCACGGTCGCCTACGAGATTGCCGCCCAGCGCGGCTGGGAGGCCCCGGACGCGGTCGTCACCCCGCTCGGCCACGGGACCCTCTTCCTCGGCGCGTACCGGGGGTTCCGACGGCTCGAACGCGCCGGCTGGATCGACGCGGTCCCCCGGCTGTTCGGCGCGCAGGCGGCCGGCGTCGCCCCGGTCGTCCGGGAGCTCCACGGCCCCGAGGCGGCCGACCCCGGCGGGCGCGTCAACGACGCCGCAGACGGGATCCAGATCGCGGAGCCGGTTCGCCGGGCGGAGATCCTCGACGCGATCGCCGAGAGCGACGGGGACGCGCTCGCGGTCGCGGAGTCGGCGGCGGAGCGCGAGCTCGACCGGCTCCACCGGGCGGGCTTCTACACCGAGCCGACCTGCGCCGTCGCGCCGGCCGCGCTCCGGGAGCTCCGCGAGCGCGGGACGCTCGCGCCCGACGACGACGTCGTCGTCCCCCTGACCGGGAGCGGGCTCAAGGGGTGA